The segment GCATGTCAATCCAGGATTTGATCCTCATAACCATGCCCCATTGGCAGCATGGCTCAAGGAGAACGGCGTAGCGGGGCATATTGAACTGACCGACCACGGACTGCGAGCGCACTCGGATGAGAACCAAAAGAAATCGGCCTGTTTCTATTGCGCCCACCAGCGCCGGAAAAGACTTTTCGAATTATGCGATCAGTACAAACTCACCCATCTGGCCATGGCACACACGGCCGATGATCTTATGGCTACATTTTTCATGAATATTTTTGAGACAGGAAAGGTTCATGGCATGTCAATAAAAGAAGACTTCTTCGGTGGCGTGCTTCAAATGATCAGACCACTGATGTACCTGGAAAAAAAGACTGTTATCAAAGCTGCAAAGGATTTTGATTTGCCTGTCTGGCAAAATCCCTGCCCAAGCGCTGGCAAAACCAGACGCACAGAAACCGAAGATTGGTTGGCAGAAAGATTTACCCGAGACAAGCGCATCAAAAGCAATGTTTTAAAGGCCCTGCAGCGCTGGCAGCTTGACATAACCTTGAATACTAAATAAATATCGGTAAATTAGGTTCGGGCGTGAAGGATTTTATTCACTAACCTACCGGAACGCCGTATTTTTCGGAGGCTCATGCTTTCTAAAAAATATCACATCGTCGTCTTCAAGGGCAACGAAGGTTGCTCGAGAAAGCTTCGTGTTCGCGGCTGGATCATCGCTTTGATGCTTCTGCTGAGCCTTGGGCTCATCGGAAGCAATGTCTTTTTTTGGCGATACTTCGTCAACTATCAGACCGTAGAAAAATCATTCGATGATTCTCAGAAAACCGTGCAAGAACAACGTACGCAGCTTCTGTCTCTGGCTTCGAAAATCAAGACCCTGCAAAAAGACATCCTGCGAATTCGGGACTTTGACTCCAAGCTTCGTGTCATGATCAACATTGATCAGGACCGCAAGGGGGGCACCTCCCTTGGTGGAGCCGAGTCTTCCGACTTTACGGACAGCTACCTGCCCACCCATCGTCAGGAGCTCCTTGCCCGCAAGATGCACAATTTCCTGTATCAGTTGAATACAGAGGCCAGGCTGGAAGAAATCCGCCAGCAGGATCTGATGCAGGTCATCCGCTCCAACAAGGAACTGTGGGCCTCGACACCGAGCATCTGGCCTGTCCAAGGCTGGATTTCCTCGCGCTTCGGCTACCGCTCATCTCCGTTCACCATGCAGCGTGAATTCCACAAGGGGCTGGATATTTCCGCTCCCACAGGAACACCGATCTATGCTCCGGCAAAGGGGAAGGTCACTTTCACGGGGCGTGATGGCGGCTATGGCTTGGCCGTAACCGTTGACCACGGAACTGGTATCCTGACGCGCTACGCTCACCTGCATTCCGTTGCCATCAAGAACGGTCAGAAAATCACCCGCGGTCAACTCATTGCCTATGTGGGCAATACTGGCCGCAGCACCGGTCCGCACCTGCACTACGAAGTGCGGTTGAACGGCGTGCCG is part of the Desulfovibrio ferrophilus genome and harbors:
- a CDS encoding tRNA lysidine(34) synthetase, whose protein sequence is MARWGKLTYAQKQCLGATGKLMQQTEMVYPGARIGIAASGGVDSWLMLKILTMRQRIVPFPFELMVLHVNPGFDPHNHAPLAAWLKENGVAGHIELTDHGLRAHSDENQKKSACFYCAHQRRKRLFELCDQYKLTHLAMAHTADDLMATFFMNIFETGKVHGMSIKEDFFGGVLQMIRPLMYLEKKTVIKAAKDFDLPVWQNPCPSAGKTRRTETEDWLAERFTRDKRIKSNVLKALQRWQLDITLNTK
- a CDS encoding M23 family metallopeptidase — its product is MLSKKYHIVVFKGNEGCSRKLRVRGWIIALMLLLSLGLIGSNVFFWRYFVNYQTVEKSFDDSQKTVQEQRTQLLSLASKIKTLQKDILRIRDFDSKLRVMINIDQDRKGGTSLGGAESSDFTDSYLPTHRQELLARKMHNFLYQLNTEARLEEIRQQDLMQVIRSNKELWASTPSIWPVQGWISSRFGYRSSPFTMQREFHKGLDISAPTGTPIYAPAKGKVTFTGRDGGYGLAVTVDHGTGILTRYAHLHSVAIKNGQKITRGQLIAYVGNTGRSTGPHLHYEVRLNGVPVNPMRYILN